A single genomic interval of Pieris rapae chromosome 23, ilPieRapa1.1, whole genome shotgun sequence harbors:
- the LOC123690223 gene encoding histone H4, producing the protein MTGRGKGGKGLGKGGAKRHRKVLRDNIQGITKPAIRRLARRGGVKRISGLIYEETRGVLKVFLENVIRDAVTYTEHAKRKTVTAMDVVYALKRQGRTLYGFGG; encoded by the coding sequence ATGACCGGCCGCGGTAAGGGAGGAAAGGGATTGGGAAAAGGTGGCGCGAAGCGTCACAGGAAGGTGCTCCGTGATAACATCCAGGGTATCACCAAGCCGGCGATTCGGCGTCTGGCGCGCAGGGGTGGAGTGAAACGTATCTCCGGTCTGATATACGAGGAGACTCGCGGTGTTCTCAAGGTTTTCCTCGAGAACGTCATCCGCGACGCGGTAACCTACACGGAGCACGCCAAGAGGAAGACCGTCACCGCCATGGACGTCGTGTACGCTCTGAAGCGCCAGGGCCGCACCCTCTACGGTTTCGGCGGTTAA
- the LOC123690218 gene encoding late histone H1-like, with protein MADTAVASETPAPATPAKKAPKAAAAAKKPKARPTHPKTSEMVNSAIKELKERSGSSLQAIKKYIASNYSLDAERLAPFIRKYLKRAVASGTLIQTKGKGASGSFKIDSKSGTGGAAKKATAASASSGGRGSGAAASSAAKSAKKPSAPAKKTAASAGARSKKAAAAASASAAGSASPAKAGGRGVAAKDKKAAAAAKRKPVAAAAPKKGRAAAAAAASGKGASSNAAASKAKRSAKPPTKKPKAPKPKKAAAAAPKSKAATTAKKASAASKK; from the coding sequence atggcCGACACCGCAGTAGCATCGGAGACACCCGCGCCGGCGACGCCCGCCAAGAAGGCACCGAAAGCGGCAGCGGCCGCCAAGAAACCCAAGGCGAGACCGACGCACCCCAAGACCTCCGAAATGGTGAACAGCGCGATCAAGGAGCTCAAGGAGAGGAGCGGATCGTCCCTGCAGGCGATCAAGAAGTACATCGCCTCGAATTATAGCCTCGACGCCGAGAGGTTGGCGCCGTTCATAAGAAAGTATCTCAAGCGTGCCGTCGCCTCCGGCACCCTGATTCAGACGAAGGGCAAGGGCGCATCGGGCTCGTTCAAGATAGACAGCAAGTCTGGTACCGGCGGCGCCGCTAAGAAGGCGACGGCCGCCTCCGCGTCCTCCGGCGGCAGGGGCTCCGGCGCGGCGGCGTCCTCCGCGGCCAAATCGGCGAAGAAGCCGAGCGCACCCGCCAAGAAGACCGCCGCGAGCGCCGGCGCCAGGAGCAAGaaggccgccgccgccgcgtCGGCATCGGCCGCCGGGTCCGCCTCCCCGGCCAAAGCGGGCGGCAGGGGCGTCGCCGCCAAAGACAAGAAGGCGGCGGCTGCGGCCAAGAGGAAGCCGGTCGCTGCGGCCGCACCGAAGAAGGGtcgcgccgccgccgccgccgcggCGTCCGGCAAGGGCGCGTCGAGCAACGCGGCCGCGTCCAAGGCGAAGAGGAGCGCGAAGCCACCGACCAAGAAACCTAAGGCCCCCAAACCGAAGaaggccgccgccgccgcgccCAAATCGAAGGCCGCCACCACCGCGAAAAAGGCGTCGGCCGCTTCCAAGAAGTGA
- the LOC123690221 gene encoding histone H2A translates to MSGRGKGGKVKGKAKSRSNRAGLQFPVGRIHRLLRKGNYAERVGAGAPVYLAAVMEYLAAEVLELAGNAARDNKKTRIIPRHLQLAIRNDEELNKLLSGVTIAQGGVLPNIQAVLLPKKTEKKT, encoded by the coding sequence ATGTCCGGACGTGGCAAGGGAGGCAAGGTCAAGGGAAAGGCAAAGTCGCGTTCCAACCGCGCAGGTCTCCAGTTCCCGGTGGGTCGTATCCACAGGCTGCTCAGGAAGGGCAACTACGCCGAGAGGGTCGGTGCCGGTGCGCCGGTGTACCTAGCGGCCGTTATGGAGTACCTGGCGGCTGAAGTGCTCGAGTTGGCCGGTAACGCGGCCCGTGACAACAAAAAGACCAGGATCATACCGCGTCACCTGCAGCTGGCCATTCGTAACGACGAGGAGCTCAACAAGCTGCTCTCCGGCGTGACCATCGCACAGGGCGGTGTACTGCCTAACATTCAGGCGGTCCTTCTCCCCAAGAAGACCGAGAAGaagacataa
- the LOC123690220 gene encoding histone H2B produces the protein MPPKTSGKAAKKSGKAQKNISKSDKKKKKHKRKESYAIYIYKVLKQVHPDTGISSKAMSIMNSFVNDIFERIAAEASRLAHYNKRSTITSREVQTSVRLLLPGELAKHAVSEGTKAVTKYTSSK, from the coding sequence ATGCCACCAAAGACCAGCGGCAAGGCGGCCAAGAAGTCCGGCAAGGCGCAGAAGAACATATCCAAATCggacaaaaagaaaaagaagcacAAGAGGAAGGAGAGCTACGCCATTTACATCTACAAGGTACTGAAGCAGGTGCATCCCGACACCGGTATCTCTTCGAAGGCGATGTCAATCATGAACTCGTTCGTGAACGACATCTTCGAGAGGATCGCGGCGGAGGCGTCCCGTCTCGCACACTACAACAAGCGTTCGACGATCACGTCCCGCGAGGTGCAGACCTCCGTGAGGCTCCTGCTGCCCGGCGAGCTCGCCAAGCACGCCGTCAGCGAGGGCACCAAGGCCGTCACCAAGTACACCAGCTCCAAGTGA
- the LOC123690227 gene encoding late histone H1-like: MADTAVASETPAPATPAKKAPKAAAAAKKPKARPTHPKTSEMVNSAIKELKERSGSSLQAIKKYIASNYSLDAERLAPFIRKYLKRAVASGTLIQTKGKGASGSFKIDSKSGTGGAAKKATAASASSGGRGSGAAASSAAKSAKKPSAPAKKTAASAGARSKKAAAAASASAAGSASPAKAGGRGVAAKRKPVAAAAPKKGRAAAAAAASGKGASSNAAASKAKRSAKPPTKKPKAPKPKKAAAAAPKSKAATTAKKASAASKK; the protein is encoded by the coding sequence atggcCGACACCGCAGTAGCATCGGAGACACCCGCGCCGGCGACGCCCGCCAAGAAGGCACCGAAAGCGGCAGCGGCCGCCAAGAAACCCAAGGCGAGACCGACGCACCCCAAGACCTCCGAAATGGTGAACAGCGCGATCAAGGAGCTCAAGGAGAGGAGCGGATCGTCCCTGCAGGCGATCAAGAAGTACATCGCCTCGAATTATAGCCTCGACGCCGAGAGGTTGGCGCCGTTCATAAGAAAGTATCTCAAGCGTGCCGTCGCCTCCGGCACCCTGATTCAGACGAAGGGCAAGGGCGCATCGGGCTCGTTCAAGATAGACAGCAAGTCTGGTACCGGCGGCGCCGCTAAGAAGGCGACGGCCGCCTCCGCGTCCTCCGGCGGCAGGGGCTCCGGCGCGGCGGCGTCCTCCGCGGCCAAATCGGCGAAGAAGCCGAGCGCACCCGCCAAGAAGACCGCCGCGAGCGCCGGCGCCAGGAGCAAGaaggccgccgccgccgcgtCGGCATCGGCCGCCGGGTCCGCCTCCCCGGCCAAAGCGGGCGGCAGGGGCGTCGCCGCCAAGAGGAAGCCGGTCGCTGCGGCCGCACCGAAGAAGGGtcgcgccgccgccgccgccgcggCGTCCGGCAAGGGCGCGTCGAGCAACGCGGCCGCGTCCAAGGCGAAGAGGAGCGCGAAGCCACCGACCAAGAAACCTAAGGCCCCCAAACCGAAGaaggccgccgccgccgcgccCAAATCGAAGGCCGCCACCACCGCGAAAAAGGCGTCGGCCGCTTCCAAGAAGTGA
- the LOC123690230 gene encoding histone H3, translating into MARTKQTARKSTGGKAPRKQLATKAARKSAPATGGVKKPHRYRPGTVALREIRRYQKSTELLIRKLPFQRLVREIAQDFKTDLRFQSSAVMALQEASEAYLVGLFEDTNLCAIHAKRVTIMPKDIQLARRIRGERA; encoded by the coding sequence ATGGCACGTACTAAGCAGACAGCCCGTAAGTCCACCGGAGGTAAGGCGCCGCGAAAGCAGCTCGCCACCAAGGCGGCCCGCAAGAGCGCTCCAGCCACCGGCGGCGTGAAGAAGCCTCACCGTTACAGGCCCGGTACCGTCGCTCTGAGAGAGATCCGTCGCTACCAGAAGAGTACCGAGCTGTTGATCCGCAAGTTGCCGTTCCAGCGTCTGGTGAGGGAGATCGCGCAGGACTTCAAGACCGACCTCAGGTTCCAGAGCTCCGCCGTGATGGCGCTTCAGGAGGCGAGCGAGGCGTATCTGGTGGGCCTCTTCGAGGACACCAACCTGTGCGCCATTCACGCCAAGCGAGTGACGATCATGCCCAAGGACATCCAACTGGCGAGACGCATTCGCGGCGAGCGTGCTTAA